A stretch of Ipomoea triloba cultivar NCNSP0323 chromosome 13, ASM357664v1 DNA encodes these proteins:
- the LOC116002916 gene encoding enhancer of mRNA-decapping protein 4-like isoform X2: MASPGSASGNPNPQNPNNPNNGTVPQGKCSGSTQLTPATSPKGRYLSGDHILYDIDVRLPGEVPIKANRTGISNHSPFPGLVLGRRLAVAQTHICYPFGPAMSLIRVLNVKSFLTSTIQGLDERVTDLAFFAEDVHLLASASVNGRVYIWKITEDENDKHEPEITSQIVIAIQIVGEGESFHPRVCWHCEKQEILIVGIGKRVLKIDTTHIGKGEVFTAKRPLRCPVDCLVEGVQLVGTHDGEVTDLSMSQLKTTTLLVSASVDGMIKIWEDLKSTPIAVLRPHDGQPVNSVTFFRPPDSPKHIVLITGGPLNREVKIWSSASEEGWLVPSDAEPWHCTQTLELKSSAETQVEDAFFNQVVAFPRAGLLLLSNAKKNSIYVVHLEYGPNPAATRMNYIAEFTVTMPILSFTGTRDLLPCEHVVQVYCVETQAIHKYALDLSQCLPPPLDNVVLQRSESSTEQELNTYVDALWVRALQDETAKQEKLLREDLPERVKDLVKKELSAFVEVITPVIEKTVSKAISEAFQKQKGVGENNQV, from the exons ATGGCTTCACCTGGGTCAGCTTCCGGGAATCCCAATCCCCAAAACCCCAATAACCCTAACAATGGTACCGTTCCTCAAGGGAAGTGTTCGGGTTCCACTCAACTCACTCCCGCCACCAGTCCTAAAGGCCGGTATTTGAGTGGCGATCACATTCTATACGATATAGATGTGAGATTGCCTGGTGAGGTGCCGATTAAAGCCAATCGGACTGGCATTTCAAATCATTCCCCATTTCCCGGCCTTGTTTTAGGCCGGAGACTCGCGGTGGCCCAGACTCATATTTGCTATCCGTTCGGACCGGCGATGTCACTCATCCGGGTCCTGAATGTGAAAAGTTTTTTGACATCAACAATTCAAGGCCTTGATGAG AGGGTTACAGACCTGGCCTTCTTTGCAGAGGATGTTCACCTTTTGGCTAG TGCAAGTGTTAATGGGCGGGTTTATATATGGAAAATAACTGAGGATGAGAACGACAAGCACGAGCCAGAAATAACAAGCCAG ATAGTCATTGCTATTCAAATTGTGGGAGAAGGAGAATCTTTTCACCCACGAGTCTGTTGGCATTGCGAAAAACAG GAAATTCTTATTGTTGGGATTGGAAAAAGAGTTCTGAAAATTGATACCACACACATTGGAAAAGGTGAAGTATTTACAGCGAAAAGACCGCTGAGGTGTCCAGTTGACTGCTTGGTTGAAGGTGTCCAGCTTGTTGGTACTCATGATGGAGAAGTGACTGATTTATCGATGTCTCAGTTGAAGACCACCACTCTTCTTGTATCTGCTTCAGTAGATGGCATG ATAAAGATTTGGGAGGATCTCAAATCAACCCCAATTGCTGTACTGAGGCCACATGATGGCCAGCCTGTAAATTCTGTTACATTTTTTCGTCCTCCAGACAGCCCTAAGCACATCGTACTAATTACTGGG GGCCCACTTAATCGAGAAGTGAAGATATGGTCATCAGCAAGTGAAGAAGGCTGGTTGGTTCCAAGTGATGCTGAGCCATGGCACTGTACACAGACATTAGAGCTGAAGAGTTCAGCTGAAACTCAAGTTGAAGACGCATTTTTTAATCAAGTTGTGGCTTTTCCACGAGCTGGTTTACTCTTATTATCAAATGCCAAAAAGAATTCTATATATGTAGTGCACCTAGAATATGGTCCTAACCCGGCAGCCACAAGGATGAATTACATTGCTGAATTTACTGTTACTATGCCAATACTTAGTTTCACTGGGACAAGGGACCTACTGCCATGTGAACATGTAGTTCAGGTGTATTGTGTTGAAACACAGGCTATTCACAAGTATGCTCTGGACTTATCACAGTGTTTACCTCCTCCATTGGACAATGTTGTGCTTCAGAGGTCAGAATCTAGTACTGAACAAGAATTGAACACATATGTTGATGCTTTGTGGGTTCGTGCTCTTCAAGACGAAACTGCAAAGCAGGAAAAGTTATTACGTGAGGACTTGCCAGAGCGGGTAAAAGATTTAGTGAAGAAGGAACTTAGTGCCTTTGTAGAGGTGATAACACCCGTTATAGAGAAAACAGTGTCCAAAGCTATTTCAGAAGCCTTTCAG AAACAGAAGGGTGTTGGTGAAAACAATCAAGTCTAA
- the LOC116002916 gene encoding enhancer of mRNA-decapping protein 4-like isoform X3, whose protein sequence is MASPGSASGNPNPQNPNNPNNGTVPQGKCSGSTQLTPATSPKGRYLSGDHILYDIDVRLPGEVPIKANRTGISNHSPFPGLVLGRRLAVAQTHICYPFGPAMSLIRVLNVKSFLTSTIQGLDERVTDLAFFAEDVHLLASASVNGRVYIWKITEDENDKHEPEITSQIVIAIQIVGEGESFHPRVCWHCEKQEILIVGIGKRVLKIDTTHIGKGEVFTAKRPLRCPVDCLVEGVQLVGTHDGEVTDLSMSQLKTTTLLVSASVDGMIKIWEDLKSTPIAVLRPHDGQPVNSVTFFRPPDSPKHIVLITGGPLNREVKIWSSASEEGWLVPSDAEPWHCTQTLELKSSAETQVEDAFFNQVVAFPRAGLLLLSNAKKNSIYVVHLEYGPNPAATRMNYIAEFTVTMPILSFTGTRDLLPCEHVVQVYCVETQAIHKYALDLSQCLPPPLDNVVLQRSESSTEQELNTYVDALWVRALQDETAKQEKLLREDLPERVKDLVKKELSAFVEVITPVIEKTVSKAISEAFQKQKGVGENNQV, encoded by the exons ATGGCTTCACCTGGGTCAGCTTCCGGGAATCCCAATCCCCAAAACCCCAATAACCCTAACAATGGTACCGTTCCTCAAGGGAAGTGTTCGGGTTCCACTCAACTCACTCCCGCCACCAGTCCTAAAGGCCGGTATTTGAGTGGCGATCACATTCTATACGATATAGATGTGAGATTGCCTGGTGAGGTGCCGATTAAAGCCAATCGGACTGGCATTTCAA ATCATTCCCCATTTCCCGGCCTTGTTTTAGGCCGGAGACTCGCGGTGGCCCAGACTCATATTTGCTATCCGTTCGGACCGGCGATGTCACTCATCCGGGTCCTGAATGTGAAAAGTTTTTTGACATCAACAATTCAAGGCCTTGATGAG AGGGTTACAGACCTGGCCTTCTTTGCAGAGGATGTTCACCTTTTGGCTAG TGCAAGTGTTAATGGGCGGGTTTATATATGGAAAATAACTGAGGATGAGAACGACAAGCACGAGCCAGAAATAACAAGCCAGATAGTCATTGCTATTCAAATTGTGGGAGAAGGAGAATCTTTTCACCCACGAGTCTGTTGGCATTGCGAAAAACAG GAAATTCTTATTGTTGGGATTGGAAAAAGAGTTCTGAAAATTGATACCACACACATTGGAAAAGGTGAAGTATTTACAGCGAAAAGACCGCTGAGGTGTCCAGTTGACTGCTTGGTTGAAGGTGTCCAGCTTGTTGGTACTCATGATGGAGAAGTGACTGATTTATCGATGTCTCAGTTGAAGACCACCACTCTTCTTGTATCTGCTTCAGTAGATGGCATG ATAAAGATTTGGGAGGATCTCAAATCAACCCCAATTGCTGTACTGAGGCCACATGATGGCCAGCCTGTAAATTCTGTTACATTTTTTCGTCCTCCAGACAGCCCTAAGCACATCGTACTAATTACTGGG GGCCCACTTAATCGAGAAGTGAAGATATGGTCATCAGCAAGTGAAGAAGGCTGGTTGGTTCCAAGTGATGCTGAGCCATGGCACTGTACACAGACATTAGAGCTGAAGAGTTCAGCTGAAACTCAAGTTGAAGACGCATTTTTTAATCAAGTTGTGGCTTTTCCACGAGCTGGTTTACTCTTATTATCAAATGCCAAAAAGAATTCTATATATGTAGTGCACCTAGAATATGGTCCTAACCCGGCAGCCACAAGGATGAATTACATTGCTGAATTTACTGTTACTATGCCAATACTTAGTTTCACTGGGACAAGGGACCTACTGCCATGTGAACATGTAGTTCAGGTGTATTGTGTTGAAACACAGGCTATTCACAAGTATGCTCTGGACTTATCACAGTGTTTACCTCCTCCATTGGACAATGTTGTGCTTCAGAGGTCAGAATCTAGTACTGAACAAGAATTGAACACATATGTTGATGCTTTGTGGGTTCGTGCTCTTCAAGACGAAACTGCAAAGCAGGAAAAGTTATTACGTGAGGACTTGCCAGAGCGGGTAAAAGATTTAGTGAAGAAGGAACTTAGTGCCTTTGTAGAGGTGATAACACCCGTTATAGAGAAAACAGTGTCCAAAGCTATTTCAGAAGCCTTTCAG AAACAGAAGGGTGTTGGTGAAAACAATCAAGTCTAA
- the LOC116002916 gene encoding enhancer of mRNA-decapping protein 4-like isoform X4 has protein sequence MASPGSASGNPNPQNPNNPNNGTVPQGKCSGSTQLTPATSPKGRYLSGDHILYDIDVRLPGEVPIKANRTGISNHSPFPGLVLGRRLAVAQTHICYPFGPAMSLIRVLNVKSFLTSTIQGLDERVTDLAFFAEDVHLLASASVNGRVYIWKITEDENDKHEPEITSQIVIAIQIVGEGESFHPRVCWHCEKQEILIVGIGKRVLKIDTTHIGKGEVFTAKRPLRCPVDCLVEGVQLVGTHDGEVTDLSMSQLKTTTLLVSASVDGMIKIWEDLKSTPIAVLRPHDGQPVNSVTFFRPPDSPKHIVLITGGPLNREVKIWSSASEEGWLVPSDAEPWHCTQTLELKSSAETQVEDAFFNQVVAFPRAGLLLLSNAKKNSIYVVHLEYGPNPAATRMNYIAEFTVTMPILSFTGTRDLLPCEHVVQVYCVETQAIHKYALDLSQCLPPPLDNVVLQRSESSTEQELNTYVDALWVRALQDETAKQEKLLREDLPERVKDLVKKELSAFVEVITPVIEKTVSKAISEAFQKQKGVGENNQV, from the exons ATGGCTTCACCTGGGTCAGCTTCCGGGAATCCCAATCCCCAAAACCCCAATAACCCTAACAATGGTACCGTTCCTCAAGGGAAGTGTTCGGGTTCCACTCAACTCACTCCCGCCACCAGTCCTAAAGGCCGGTATTTGAGTGGCGATCACATTCTATACGATATAGATGTGAGATTGCCTGGTGAGGTGCCGATTAAAGCCAATCGGACTGGCATTTCAAATCATTCCCCATTTCCCGGCCTTGTTTTAGGCCGGAGACTCGCGGTGGCCCAGACTCATATTTGCTATCCGTTCGGACCGGCGATGTCACTCATCCGG GTCCTGAATGTGAAAAGTTTTTTGACATCAACAATTCAAGGCCTTGATGAG AGGGTTACAGACCTGGCCTTCTTTGCAGAGGATGTTCACCTTTTGGCTAG TGCAAGTGTTAATGGGCGGGTTTATATATGGAAAATAACTGAGGATGAGAACGACAAGCACGAGCCAGAAATAACAAGCCAGATAGTCATTGCTATTCAAATTGTGGGAGAAGGAGAATCTTTTCACCCACGAGTCTGTTGGCATTGCGAAAAACAG GAAATTCTTATTGTTGGGATTGGAAAAAGAGTTCTGAAAATTGATACCACACACATTGGAAAAGGTGAAGTATTTACAGCGAAAAGACCGCTGAGGTGTCCAGTTGACTGCTTGGTTGAAGGTGTCCAGCTTGTTGGTACTCATGATGGAGAAGTGACTGATTTATCGATGTCTCAGTTGAAGACCACCACTCTTCTTGTATCTGCTTCAGTAGATGGCATG ATAAAGATTTGGGAGGATCTCAAATCAACCCCAATTGCTGTACTGAGGCCACATGATGGCCAGCCTGTAAATTCTGTTACATTTTTTCGTCCTCCAGACAGCCCTAAGCACATCGTACTAATTACTGGG GGCCCACTTAATCGAGAAGTGAAGATATGGTCATCAGCAAGTGAAGAAGGCTGGTTGGTTCCAAGTGATGCTGAGCCATGGCACTGTACACAGACATTAGAGCTGAAGAGTTCAGCTGAAACTCAAGTTGAAGACGCATTTTTTAATCAAGTTGTGGCTTTTCCACGAGCTGGTTTACTCTTATTATCAAATGCCAAAAAGAATTCTATATATGTAGTGCACCTAGAATATGGTCCTAACCCGGCAGCCACAAGGATGAATTACATTGCTGAATTTACTGTTACTATGCCAATACTTAGTTTCACTGGGACAAGGGACCTACTGCCATGTGAACATGTAGTTCAGGTGTATTGTGTTGAAACACAGGCTATTCACAAGTATGCTCTGGACTTATCACAGTGTTTACCTCCTCCATTGGACAATGTTGTGCTTCAGAGGTCAGAATCTAGTACTGAACAAGAATTGAACACATATGTTGATGCTTTGTGGGTTCGTGCTCTTCAAGACGAAACTGCAAAGCAGGAAAAGTTATTACGTGAGGACTTGCCAGAGCGGGTAAAAGATTTAGTGAAGAAGGAACTTAGTGCCTTTGTAGAGGTGATAACACCCGTTATAGAGAAAACAGTGTCCAAAGCTATTTCAGAAGCCTTTCAG AAACAGAAGGGTGTTGGTGAAAACAATCAAGTCTAA
- the LOC116002916 gene encoding enhancer of mRNA-decapping protein 4-like isoform X5, which produces MASPGSASGNPNPQNPNNPNNGTVPQGKCSGSTQLTPATSPKGRYLSGDHILYDIDVRLPGEVPIKANRTGISNHSPFPGLVLGRRLAVAQTHICYPFGPAMSLIRVLNVKSFLTSTIQGLDERVTDLAFFAEDVHLLASASVNGRVYIWKITEDENDKHEPEITSQIVIAIQIVGEGESFHPRVCWHCEKQEILIVGIGKRVLKIDTTHIGKGEVFTAKRPLRCPVDCLVEGVQLVGTHDGEVTDLSMSQLKTTTLLVSASVDGMIKIWEDLKSTPIAVLRPHDGQPVNSVTFFRPPDSPKHIVLITGGPLNREVKIWSSASEEGWLVPSDAEPWHCTQTLELKSSAETQVEDAFFNQVVAFPRAGLLLLSNAKKNSIYVVHLEYGPNPAATRMNYIAEFTVTMPILSFTGTRDLLPCEHVVQVYCVETQAIHKYALDLSQCLPPPLDNVVLQRSESSTEQELNTYVDALWVRALQDETAKQEKLLREDLPERVKDLVKKELSAFVEVITPVIEKTVSKAISEAFQKGVGENNQV; this is translated from the exons ATGGCTTCACCTGGGTCAGCTTCCGGGAATCCCAATCCCCAAAACCCCAATAACCCTAACAATGGTACCGTTCCTCAAGGGAAGTGTTCGGGTTCCACTCAACTCACTCCCGCCACCAGTCCTAAAGGCCGGTATTTGAGTGGCGATCACATTCTATACGATATAGATGTGAGATTGCCTGGTGAGGTGCCGATTAAAGCCAATCGGACTGGCATTTCAAATCATTCCCCATTTCCCGGCCTTGTTTTAGGCCGGAGACTCGCGGTGGCCCAGACTCATATTTGCTATCCGTTCGGACCGGCGATGTCACTCATCCGGGTCCTGAATGTGAAAAGTTTTTTGACATCAACAATTCAAGGCCTTGATGAG AGGGTTACAGACCTGGCCTTCTTTGCAGAGGATGTTCACCTTTTGGCTAG TGCAAGTGTTAATGGGCGGGTTTATATATGGAAAATAACTGAGGATGAGAACGACAAGCACGAGCCAGAAATAACAAGCCAGATAGTCATTGCTATTCAAATTGTGGGAGAAGGAGAATCTTTTCACCCACGAGTCTGTTGGCATTGCGAAAAACAG GAAATTCTTATTGTTGGGATTGGAAAAAGAGTTCTGAAAATTGATACCACACACATTGGAAAAGGTGAAGTATTTACAGCGAAAAGACCGCTGAGGTGTCCAGTTGACTGCTTGGTTGAAGGTGTCCAGCTTGTTGGTACTCATGATGGAGAAGTGACTGATTTATCGATGTCTCAGTTGAAGACCACCACTCTTCTTGTATCTGCTTCAGTAGATGGCATG ATAAAGATTTGGGAGGATCTCAAATCAACCCCAATTGCTGTACTGAGGCCACATGATGGCCAGCCTGTAAATTCTGTTACATTTTTTCGTCCTCCAGACAGCCCTAAGCACATCGTACTAATTACTGGG GGCCCACTTAATCGAGAAGTGAAGATATGGTCATCAGCAAGTGAAGAAGGCTGGTTGGTTCCAAGTGATGCTGAGCCATGGCACTGTACACAGACATTAGAGCTGAAGAGTTCAGCTGAAACTCAAGTTGAAGACGCATTTTTTAATCAAGTTGTGGCTTTTCCACGAGCTGGTTTACTCTTATTATCAAATGCCAAAAAGAATTCTATATATGTAGTGCACCTAGAATATGGTCCTAACCCGGCAGCCACAAGGATGAATTACATTGCTGAATTTACTGTTACTATGCCAATACTTAGTTTCACTGGGACAAGGGACCTACTGCCATGTGAACATGTAGTTCAGGTGTATTGTGTTGAAACACAGGCTATTCACAAGTATGCTCTGGACTTATCACAGTGTTTACCTCCTCCATTGGACAATGTTGTGCTTCAGAGGTCAGAATCTAGTACTGAACAAGAATTGAACACATATGTTGATGCTTTGTGGGTTCGTGCTCTTCAAGACGAAACTGCAAAGCAGGAAAAGTTATTACGTGAGGACTTGCCAGAGCGGGTAAAAGATTTAGTGAAGAAGGAACTTAGTGCCTTTGTAGAGGTGATAACACCCGTTATAGAGAAAACAGTGTCCAAAGCTATTTCAGAAGCCTTTCAG AAGGGTGTTGGTGAAAACAATCAAGTCTAA
- the LOC116002916 gene encoding enhancer of mRNA-decapping protein 4-like isoform X1: MASPGSASGNPNPQNPNNPNNGTVPQGKCSGSTQLTPATSPKGRYLSGDHILYDIDVRLPGEVPIKANRTGISNHSPFPGLVLGRRLAVAQTHICYPFGPAMSLIRVLNVKSFLTSTIQGLDERVTDLAFFAEDVHLLASASVNGRVYIWKITEDENDKHEPEITSQIVIAIQIVGEGESFHPRVCWHCEKQEILIVGIGKRVLKIDTTHIGKGEVFTAKRPLRCPVDCLVEGVQLVGTHDGEVTDLSMSQLKTTTLLVSASVDGMIKIWEDLKSTPIAVLRPHDGQPVNSVTFFRPPDSPKHIVLITGGPLNREVKIWSSASEEGWLVPSDAEPWHCTQTLELKSSAETQVEDAFFNQVVAFPRAGLLLLSNAKKNSIYVVHLEYGPNPAATRMNYIAEFTVTMPILSFTGTRDLLPCEHVVQVYCVETQAIHKYALDLSQCLPPPLDNVVLQRSESSTEQELNTYVDALWVRALQDETAKQEKLLREDLPERVKDLVKKELSAFVEVITPVIEKTVSKAISEAFQKQKGVGENNQV; encoded by the exons ATGGCTTCACCTGGGTCAGCTTCCGGGAATCCCAATCCCCAAAACCCCAATAACCCTAACAATGGTACCGTTCCTCAAGGGAAGTGTTCGGGTTCCACTCAACTCACTCCCGCCACCAGTCCTAAAGGCCGGTATTTGAGTGGCGATCACATTCTATACGATATAGATGTGAGATTGCCTGGTGAGGTGCCGATTAAAGCCAATCGGACTGGCATTTCAAATCATTCCCCATTTCCCGGCCTTGTTTTAGGCCGGAGACTCGCGGTGGCCCAGACTCATATTTGCTATCCGTTCGGACCGGCGATGTCACTCATCCGGGTCCTGAATGTGAAAAGTTTTTTGACATCAACAATTCAAGGCCTTGATGAG AGGGTTACAGACCTGGCCTTCTTTGCAGAGGATGTTCACCTTTTGGCTAG TGCAAGTGTTAATGGGCGGGTTTATATATGGAAAATAACTGAGGATGAGAACGACAAGCACGAGCCAGAAATAACAAGCCAGATAGTCATTGCTATTCAAATTGTGGGAGAAGGAGAATCTTTTCACCCACGAGTCTGTTGGCATTGCGAAAAACAG GAAATTCTTATTGTTGGGATTGGAAAAAGAGTTCTGAAAATTGATACCACACACATTGGAAAAGGTGAAGTATTTACAGCGAAAAGACCGCTGAGGTGTCCAGTTGACTGCTTGGTTGAAGGTGTCCAGCTTGTTGGTACTCATGATGGAGAAGTGACTGATTTATCGATGTCTCAGTTGAAGACCACCACTCTTCTTGTATCTGCTTCAGTAGATGGCATG ATAAAGATTTGGGAGGATCTCAAATCAACCCCAATTGCTGTACTGAGGCCACATGATGGCCAGCCTGTAAATTCTGTTACATTTTTTCGTCCTCCAGACAGCCCTAAGCACATCGTACTAATTACTGGG GGCCCACTTAATCGAGAAGTGAAGATATGGTCATCAGCAAGTGAAGAAGGCTGGTTGGTTCCAAGTGATGCTGAGCCATGGCACTGTACACAGACATTAGAGCTGAAGAGTTCAGCTGAAACTCAAGTTGAAGACGCATTTTTTAATCAAGTTGTGGCTTTTCCACGAGCTGGTTTACTCTTATTATCAAATGCCAAAAAGAATTCTATATATGTAGTGCACCTAGAATATGGTCCTAACCCGGCAGCCACAAGGATGAATTACATTGCTGAATTTACTGTTACTATGCCAATACTTAGTTTCACTGGGACAAGGGACCTACTGCCATGTGAACATGTAGTTCAGGTGTATTGTGTTGAAACACAGGCTATTCACAAGTATGCTCTGGACTTATCACAGTGTTTACCTCCTCCATTGGACAATGTTGTGCTTCAGAGGTCAGAATCTAGTACTGAACAAGAATTGAACACATATGTTGATGCTTTGTGGGTTCGTGCTCTTCAAGACGAAACTGCAAAGCAGGAAAAGTTATTACGTGAGGACTTGCCAGAGCGGGTAAAAGATTTAGTGAAGAAGGAACTTAGTGCCTTTGTAGAGGTGATAACACCCGTTATAGAGAAAACAGTGTCCAAAGCTATTTCAGAAGCCTTTCAG AAACAGAAGGGTGTTGGTGAAAACAATCAAGTCTAA